A single Lysinibacter sp. HNR DNA region contains:
- a CDS encoding Rrf2 family transcriptional regulator, which yields MKISAYTDVSLRAMLVLATLKEGEMLSSREIAAAVGTPFNHVSKTVSGLSRLGFVSVTRGRHGGARLNEAGRAATVGQVIRLLSTREDVADCMSPRGDCPLAGDCRLRHALNQAREAFLRELDDIVVAELPTRTQAKAIFATIGLHTAD from the coding sequence ATGAAAATCAGCGCCTATACGGATGTAAGCCTCCGCGCAATGCTGGTTCTCGCAACCCTCAAAGAGGGTGAAATGCTCTCCAGCAGAGAGATTGCCGCTGCGGTAGGGACACCGTTCAACCACGTCAGTAAAACCGTATCCGGTTTGAGTCGTTTGGGCTTTGTGAGCGTCACCCGCGGTCGCCACGGCGGGGCGCGCCTCAACGAGGCGGGGCGCGCGGCCACCGTGGGGCAGGTGATACGCCTGCTCAGCACTCGGGAAGATGTCGCTGATTGTATGTCACCCCGAGGTGATTGCCCTCTCGCCGGTGATTGCCGTCTCCGACACGCACTCAACCAGGCGCGCGAGGCTTTTCTACGTGAGCTTGACGACATCGTGGTTGCAGAGCTCCCCACGCGTACCCAGGCCAAAGCCATCTTTGCCACGATCGGCCTGCACACCGCAGACTAA
- a CDS encoding arginase family protein produces the protein MTSAQLSHDPLWPRTGSWPAPGSLPPEKRVDLAIIGVPTWRTSLSPTQAHTTPDAIRDALRRYSGYAATGFTPAPHSGNSSVGSRGETRTTSQPSRVTRGDLVIEDALTVVDCGNLEEPDAGWSEADAITRITKITRDVQLMLALGGDNAATVPAALGTWGTDITTAGLITFDAHHDLRDGISNGSPVRRLIEAGLSGTRVVQIGIADFANSLEYTRRAADLGITVIHRNDLSPASITDAVREALKIAGSAGGPVHVDIDVDVCDRSVAPACPASLPGGLTAHELRIATRFIARDPRVRSIDLTEIDATADTPDARTVRLAALLVLESAAGLVERMPITTPAR, from the coding sequence ATGACATCAGCACAGCTGTCGCACGATCCGCTCTGGCCCCGCACGGGAAGCTGGCCCGCGCCCGGCTCTCTCCCTCCTGAAAAACGGGTCGACCTGGCGATCATCGGGGTTCCTACCTGGCGCACCTCACTCTCACCAACGCAAGCGCACACCACCCCGGACGCGATTCGTGACGCGCTGCGCCGCTACTCGGGTTATGCCGCAACGGGGTTCACGCCGGCACCACACAGTGGCAATTCGTCTGTGGGATCACGAGGCGAGACCCGAACCACCAGCCAGCCGAGCAGGGTCACCCGCGGCGATCTGGTGATTGAGGATGCCCTCACAGTAGTTGACTGCGGCAACCTCGAAGAACCGGATGCGGGATGGAGCGAGGCCGATGCCATCACGCGCATCACAAAGATCACACGCGATGTTCAACTTATGCTCGCCCTTGGCGGCGATAACGCCGCGACGGTTCCGGCAGCCCTAGGAACCTGGGGAACGGACATCACCACGGCCGGCCTCATCACCTTTGACGCGCACCACGACCTGCGTGACGGTATCAGCAACGGTTCTCCCGTGCGACGGCTTATTGAGGCCGGGCTCAGCGGCACACGCGTCGTACAGATCGGCATCGCTGACTTTGCAAACTCCCTGGAATATACCCGCCGGGCCGCGGATCTGGGCATCACAGTTATCCACAGAAACGACCTCTCCCCCGCTTCGATAACGGATGCCGTTCGGGAGGCTCTAAAAATTGCCGGCTCTGCGGGTGGTCCCGTGCACGTAGACATTGATGTTGATGTGTGTGACCGCTCGGTTGCGCCCGCCTGCCCCGCATCACTACCGGGTGGTCTCACCGCCCACGAGCTTCGAATCGCCACCCGTTTTATCGCGCGCGACCCTCGCGTGCGATCAATCGACCTCACCGAGATTGATGCGACGGCTGATACCCCCGATGCCCGCACCGTTCGCCTCGCCGCGCTGCTCGTGCTGGAGTCCGCGGCAGGTCTAGTAGAGCGTATGCCAATCACCACACCCGCACGCTAG
- the hutH gene encoding histidine ammonia-lyase encodes MKEETPAARPTAAQRHPEGTHNDHSPVAVGPGLLQFGDVIAVARGGALVFIPEDAERGIVASRKIIEELANDVRPHYGVSTGFGALATVQIPPEKRAQLQRSLIRSHAAGAGQEVEREVVRALMLLRLNTLASGRTGVRLETVQAYVRVLNAGITPVVHEYGSLGCSGDLSPLAHCALAVMGEGQVRDASGALRDASEALEEAGITPIVLAEKEGLALINGTDGMLGMLILALDDLDRLLRIADIAAAGSVEALLGTDSVFAADLQELRPHPGQAKSAANMSRILADSGLIARRVSGEFTRVQDAYSLRCSPQVHGAARDTVAHAAQVARIELGSTVDNPVVTRDGRVESNGNFHGAPVGYVLDFLAIAVADVASISERRTDRFLDTARNHGLPPFLAADPGLDSGLMIAQYTAAGIVSELKRLAAPASVDSIPSSAMQEDHVSMGWAAARKLRKSVDGLSRVLAIELLASTRALDFRAVDGSAGAPGAATTAVHALLRQKIARPNTDEFLSPTITSATEYVQSGAILDAVEGAIGALS; translated from the coding sequence ATGAAAGAAGAGACACCCGCAGCACGCCCCACCGCAGCACAGCGCCACCCCGAGGGCACCCACAATGATCACTCTCCCGTAGCCGTGGGACCGGGCCTCCTGCAGTTTGGAGACGTGATTGCGGTTGCCCGTGGCGGCGCCCTCGTTTTCATTCCCGAGGACGCAGAACGAGGCATCGTCGCCAGTCGCAAAATTATCGAGGAACTAGCCAACGACGTCCGGCCACACTACGGGGTCTCAACAGGTTTTGGGGCACTCGCCACGGTTCAGATCCCTCCGGAAAAACGGGCGCAGCTCCAGCGCAGCCTCATTCGCTCCCACGCCGCCGGGGCCGGGCAGGAGGTCGAGCGAGAGGTGGTTCGTGCCCTGATGCTGCTGCGGCTGAACACCCTGGCCAGCGGTCGCACCGGGGTTCGCCTCGAAACGGTGCAGGCCTATGTGCGGGTGCTTAACGCGGGTATTACCCCCGTGGTTCACGAGTACGGATCCCTGGGTTGCTCGGGCGATCTTTCCCCGCTTGCCCACTGCGCGCTCGCGGTGATGGGCGAAGGGCAGGTGCGTGATGCCTCCGGTGCACTGCGTGATGCCTCTGAAGCGCTCGAAGAGGCTGGAATTACGCCGATTGTCCTCGCCGAAAAAGAGGGTCTGGCGCTGATTAACGGAACGGACGGCATGCTCGGCATGCTCATTCTTGCGCTCGACGATCTTGACCGCCTCCTCCGGATTGCTGATATTGCGGCTGCGGGCAGCGTGGAGGCTCTTTTGGGAACCGACTCCGTGTTTGCGGCCGACCTCCAGGAGCTTCGCCCACATCCGGGCCAAGCAAAATCTGCGGCAAATATGAGCAGGATTCTTGCCGATTCCGGCCTGATCGCGCGCCGGGTGAGCGGCGAGTTTACACGAGTGCAGGATGCTTACTCGCTGCGCTGCTCACCCCAGGTGCACGGAGCCGCACGCGACACTGTGGCGCACGCTGCGCAGGTGGCACGCATTGAGTTGGGATCGACCGTTGATAACCCCGTTGTTACCCGGGACGGTCGGGTGGAGTCTAATGGGAATTTCCACGGCGCACCTGTTGGGTACGTTCTCGATTTTTTGGCGATTGCCGTTGCCGATGTTGCGAGCATATCGGAGCGTCGCACCGACCGTTTCCTCGATACCGCCCGCAACCACGGTCTACCACCCTTCCTCGCAGCCGACCCGGGCTTGGACTCCGGGTTGATGATCGCGCAGTACACGGCGGCAGGAATCGTCTCAGAGCTGAAGCGCCTGGCCGCTCCGGCCTCCGTGGACTCTATTCCGTCGTCTGCCATGCAGGAGGACCACGTGTCGATGGGGTGGGCCGCTGCCCGCAAGCTCCGTAAATCAGTCGACGGTCTTTCCCGAGTGTTGGCAATCGAGCTTTTAGCGTCCACCCGGGCCCTCGATTTTCGCGCGGTGGACGGATCAGCGGGTGCCCCGGGGGCGGCAACTACTGCCGTTCATGCGCTCCTGCGGCAAAAAATCGCGCGACCAAACACCGACGAATTTCTTTCTCCCACCATCACGAGCGCCACCGAGTATGTGCAGTCGGGAGCTATATTGGATGCGGTTGAGGGAGCGATCGGGGCGCTGAGTTAG
- a CDS encoding IclR family transcriptional regulator, whose amino-acid sequence MAESSRVPAAENTLRILSLLASSRGPLPASMIATRLALPRSTVYHLLNVLERNGYVMHLAEERRFGLGIAAVELSSAYARQEPLSRLGRPILAALVDRVGVSAHLAVLHGRDVLYVVEERALNAPSLVTDVDVRLPAHLTASGRAILAALPKAQVRALFPHSDSFVQIHDGAQNIDRYSKLRSVLSRVELRGYAEEQGEVTPGFASVAVAVRDHRGWPAAGLAVTFQASEVPPETWLEYADSVRIAADELSKRLYGRAIVGE is encoded by the coding sequence GTGGCCGAGTCATCACGGGTTCCGGCAGCAGAGAACACGCTGCGTATCTTGAGCCTGCTCGCGTCGTCGCGAGGGCCCCTTCCAGCCTCCATGATTGCGACTCGGCTTGCGTTGCCACGATCAACCGTTTACCACCTTCTGAACGTTCTTGAGCGTAACGGATATGTGATGCACCTGGCCGAGGAAAGGCGTTTCGGCTTGGGGATTGCCGCTGTTGAGCTCAGTTCCGCTTACGCGCGTCAGGAACCCCTCTCCCGCCTGGGACGGCCGATCTTGGCCGCCCTGGTGGATCGGGTGGGTGTGAGTGCCCATTTGGCGGTCCTGCACGGAAGAGACGTGCTTTACGTTGTGGAGGAGAGGGCCCTTAATGCACCCTCCCTCGTGACCGATGTTGATGTGCGTCTGCCCGCACACCTCACGGCCAGCGGGAGGGCTATCCTCGCGGCTCTCCCGAAGGCGCAGGTAAGGGCGCTATTTCCTCACTCAGACTCTTTTGTGCAGATTCATGACGGAGCCCAAAACATCGATCGTTACTCCAAGCTGCGCAGCGTGCTCAGCCGAGTAGAGTTACGCGGCTACGCAGAGGAGCAGGGGGAGGTAACGCCCGGATTTGCCTCGGTTGCCGTTGCGGTGCGAGACCACAGGGGATGGCCCGCAGCCGGGCTTGCGGTTACGTTCCAAGCGAGTGAGGTTCCGCCTGAAACGTGGTTGGAGTACGCGGATAGTGTGCGCATCGCAGCGGATGAGCTTTCGAAACGCCTCTACGGGCGTGCAATCGTGGGGGAGTGA
- a CDS encoding glutathione peroxidase: MQIRDIPLTTINGETTSLAHYADKSVMVVNVASRCGLTPQYTALEALQKEYGDRGFTVLGFPCNQFAFQEPGSAETIQEFCSITYGVTFPLMEKVKVNGRSAHPLYVELTKTDDSEGRAGRVKWNFEKFLITPSNDIYRFRPTTVPDDPAIIAAIESSLPA; this comes from the coding sequence ATGCAGATACGAGACATCCCCCTCACTACCATCAACGGCGAGACCACCTCTCTCGCGCACTATGCAGACAAATCCGTGATGGTTGTTAACGTGGCTTCGCGGTGTGGGCTCACCCCTCAGTACACCGCACTGGAGGCTCTTCAAAAAGAGTATGGGGATCGCGGATTCACGGTTCTGGGTTTCCCCTGCAACCAATTTGCTTTTCAGGAGCCGGGCAGCGCTGAGACCATTCAGGAGTTCTGCTCGATCACTTACGGTGTTACTTTTCCTCTGATGGAGAAGGTCAAGGTAAACGGGCGATCCGCGCATCCTCTTTACGTGGAACTCACAAAAACTGACGACTCTGAAGGACGCGCGGGTCGGGTCAAGTGGAATTTTGAAAAGTTTTTGATTACCCCGAGTAATGATATCTATCGCTTCCGACCCACCACGGTGCCGGACGACCCCGCCATCATTGCTGCGATTGAATCTTCACTCCCGGCGTAA
- a CDS encoding MmcQ/YjbR family DNA-binding protein, whose product MNATFFLNSYDALDSFLLGLTAAEVDYPFGPNARVYRVLGKMFALVGEGGPVLTVNLKGPPEMNQMLVRDFEAITPGYHMNKQHWITVTLDGSVEDALLEELAAQSHEIVVASLPRKQREAYRELYTERDLP is encoded by the coding sequence ATGAACGCCACGTTTTTCCTGAACTCCTACGATGCCCTCGACTCGTTTCTGCTGGGACTCACAGCCGCCGAGGTTGACTACCCCTTCGGCCCGAATGCTCGGGTGTACCGGGTGCTGGGTAAAATGTTTGCGCTCGTGGGGGAGGGTGGTCCGGTGCTGACGGTTAATCTCAAGGGGCCTCCCGAAATGAATCAGATGTTGGTGCGGGACTTTGAGGCGATCACCCCCGGGTATCACATGAATAAGCAACACTGGATCACCGTCACGCTCGACGGAAGCGTTGAGGATGCCCTGTTGGAGGAGCTTGCCGCGCAATCACATGAGATAGTTGTAGCTTCCTTGCCGCGCAAACAGCGTGAGGCGTATCGCGAACTTTACACGGAGCGTGATCTCCCCTAA
- the secE gene encoding preprotein translocase subunit SecE: MADEVVDEPGEELVATAKKKRAEKKTWFGRIILFFQQVVAELKKVVTPTRKELFNFTAVVLIFVIIMMAIVWVLDQLFGWVVVVIFGNPTF; encoded by the coding sequence ATGGCTGACGAAGTAGTAGATGAACCGGGCGAAGAGCTGGTGGCTACTGCCAAGAAGAAGCGCGCCGAAAAGAAGACCTGGTTTGGTCGTATCATTCTGTTTTTCCAGCAGGTTGTTGCCGAGCTGAAAAAGGTTGTTACACCCACTCGTAAAGAACTCTTCAACTTCACGGCGGTTGTTCTTATATTCGTGATCATCATGATGGCGATTGTGTGGGTTCTTGATCAGCTCTTCGGCTGGGTAGTCGTTGTTATTTTTGGAAATCCCACTTTCTAA
- the nusG gene encoding transcription termination/antitermination protein NusG has protein sequence MQNEETNSNPEAELDAALDALIDSVDTDGKVADAEEPVAAEGVAEVPAEEVVVTEPEVDPYAEFKRDLRTRRGKWYVIHSYAGYERKVKSNLENRRETMGAIDYIHEIQVPMEDVVEIKNGQRKMVTRVRIPGYVLVRMELNENSWSVVRHTPGVTGFVGNAHNPVPLRFNEVFDMLKSTVELADAAGEGAASQGKASASQAAAQAEIDFEVGETITIKEGSFAGLPGSISEINTASGKLTVLVSLFERETPVELSFDQVTKL, from the coding sequence ATGCAGAACGAAGAAACAAATTCTAACCCCGAAGCGGAGCTTGATGCGGCGCTGGATGCCCTGATCGACTCGGTTGATACCGACGGGAAGGTTGCTGACGCTGAAGAGCCTGTTGCGGCCGAGGGCGTTGCCGAGGTCCCTGCTGAAGAGGTTGTTGTTACTGAACCCGAGGTAGACCCCTACGCGGAATTTAAGCGTGACCTGCGTACTCGTCGTGGTAAGTGGTACGTTATCCACTCCTATGCGGGATACGAGCGCAAGGTTAAGTCAAACCTGGAAAACCGCCGTGAAACCATGGGCGCCATCGACTACATCCACGAGATCCAGGTTCCCATGGAAGACGTTGTTGAGATCAAAAATGGCCAGCGCAAGATGGTGACGCGCGTGCGTATTCCCGGATACGTGCTGGTTCGCATGGAACTCAATGAGAATTCCTGGTCTGTTGTTCGTCACACTCCCGGTGTCACCGGTTTTGTGGGTAATGCTCACAACCCGGTTCCGCTGCGCTTCAACGAGGTGTTTGACATGCTCAAGTCCACTGTTGAACTGGCAGATGCCGCGGGCGAGGGCGCCGCAAGCCAAGGCAAAGCTTCAGCTTCGCAGGCTGCCGCTCAGGCAGAGATTGATTTTGAGGTTGGCGAGACCATCACCATCAAAGAGGGATCGTTTGCGGGTCTGCCCGGATCGATCAGCGAAATCAATACCGCGAGCGGTAAGCTCACCGTTTTGGTGTCGCTCTTTGAGCGTGAAACCCCGGTTGAACTCAGCTTTGACCAGGTAACAAAGCTCTAG
- the rplK gene encoding 50S ribosomal protein L11, with protein MAPKKKVTGLIKLQIQAGAANPAPPVGPALGQHGVNIMEFCKAYNAATESQRGNVVPVEITVYEDRSFTFILKTPPAPELIKKAAGVAKGSGTPHTAKVGKITMDQVRQIAETKQADLNANDIEAASKIIAGTARSMGITVE; from the coding sequence ATGGCACCCAAGAAGAAGGTTACGGGTCTGATTAAACTTCAGATCCAGGCCGGCGCCGCTAACCCCGCACCCCCCGTGGGTCCTGCGCTGGGTCAGCACGGCGTGAACATCATGGAATTCTGCAAGGCGTACAACGCCGCAACCGAGTCACAGCGCGGAAACGTTGTGCCGGTTGAGATCACCGTGTACGAGGATCGCTCGTTCACCTTTATCCTCAAGACCCCTCCCGCCCCCGAGCTGATTAAGAAGGCTGCGGGAGTTGCAAAGGGTTCCGGTACGCCGCACACCGCAAAGGTGGGCAAGATTACTATGGATCAGGTTCGCCAGATCGCAGAGACCAAGCAGGCCGATCTGAATGCAAACGACATTGAGGCCGCATCCAAGATTATTGCCGGTACCGCTCGTTCCATGGGCATCACGGTCGAGTAG
- the rplA gene encoding 50S ribosomal protein L1 — protein sequence MAQKSKAYRAAAEKIEDGRLYSPSEAVALAKETGSAKFDSTVEVALKLGVDPRKADQMVRGTVSLPHGTGKVARVLVFATGAAAEAALAAGADEVGGDELIEKVAGGYTAFDSAVSTPELMGKVGRLGKVLGPRGLMPNPKTGTVTPDPAKAVTDIKGGKIEFRVDKHANVHFIVGKASFTKEQLDENLTAALDEVIRLKPSSSKGRYVQKGAVSTTFGPGIPLDVNAF from the coding sequence ATGGCACAGAAGTCAAAGGCATATCGCGCTGCCGCAGAGAAGATCGAAGACGGCAGACTGTACAGCCCATCCGAGGCGGTTGCTCTCGCTAAAGAAACCGGATCGGCAAAGTTTGATTCAACCGTTGAGGTCGCCCTCAAGCTGGGCGTAGACCCCCGCAAGGCAGACCAGATGGTTCGTGGCACCGTGAGCCTCCCACACGGTACGGGTAAGGTTGCACGCGTTCTGGTGTTTGCCACCGGTGCTGCTGCCGAGGCTGCTCTGGCCGCCGGTGCTGACGAGGTTGGTGGAGACGAGCTGATCGAGAAGGTTGCCGGTGGATACACCGCGTTCGACTCGGCGGTATCAACTCCCGAGCTCATGGGCAAGGTTGGTCGTCTGGGTAAGGTGCTGGGTCCCCGTGGACTCATGCCCAACCCCAAGACCGGAACGGTTACTCCCGACCCGGCCAAAGCGGTTACGGATATCAAAGGCGGAAAGATTGAGTTCCGCGTCGACAAGCACGCAAACGTTCACTTTATCGTAGGCAAAGCCTCCTTCACCAAGGAGCAGCTCGACGAAAACCTGACGGCCGCTCTTGATGAGGTTATTCGTTTGAAGCCCTCCAGCTCGAAGGGACGCTACGTTCAGAAGGGTGCCGTGTCGACCACCTTTGGTCCCGGTATTCCCCTCGACGTAAACGCCTTCTAG
- a CDS encoding PadR family transcriptional regulator has product MASECKLTPLAVAVLALLLERPMHPYEVYQLLMQRSMDSFVKVRPGSLYHTFERLLKGGTVRAVGTEREGNRPERTTYEITSEGREAMERKVREMLAESDHEYPNFPLAVGEAHNIPRETAVMLLSERLERKRAEVAVLDTKITSAEEREIPKRYWLAADFCRAMTTAEIGWLKSLIADIETGDIPWGQNVTKTS; this is encoded by the coding sequence ATGGCGTCTGAGTGTAAGCTCACTCCGTTAGCGGTTGCGGTACTTGCCCTGCTACTGGAGAGGCCGATGCATCCGTATGAGGTGTATCAGCTGCTTATGCAGCGATCTATGGACAGCTTTGTAAAGGTTCGTCCGGGATCGCTCTACCACACGTTTGAACGCCTGCTGAAGGGTGGGACTGTTCGGGCGGTTGGTACAGAGCGGGAGGGCAACCGCCCGGAGCGTACAACCTATGAGATCACCTCAGAGGGGCGTGAAGCGATGGAGAGAAAGGTGCGCGAGATGCTGGCGGAGTCGGATCACGAGTATCCGAACTTTCCGTTAGCGGTGGGGGAAGCACACAATATTCCGCGCGAAACTGCGGTGATGTTGCTGAGCGAGAGGCTTGAACGCAAGCGTGCCGAGGTGGCGGTTCTTGACACAAAGATTACCTCTGCTGAGGAGCGGGAGATTCCCAAGAGATACTGGCTGGCCGCAGATTTCTGCCGTGCCATGACCACGGCAGAGATTGGGTGGTTAAAAAGCCTCATCGCTGATATAGAAACGGGAGACATCCCCTGGGGGCAGAATGTCACGAAAACTTCGTAG
- a CDS encoding DHA2 family efflux MFS transporter permease subunit yields MEKVVKPWPALWALVFGFFMILVDSTIVSVANPSIMRGLGADINSVIWVTSAYLLAYAVPLLITGRLGDRFGPKKLYLIGLVVFTIASAWCGFSTSVEMLIIARVFQGLGAAMMTPQTMAVITRLFPPDKRGPAMGLWGSVAGIATLVGPILGGVLVDSLGWEWIFFVNVPVGVVAFVLAWRLVPSLKTNRHRMDIPGIILSAVGMFLLVFGIQEGESYNWGTIWGPISVWSLIIAGIVVLIGFVVWQAFNKAEPLLSLSLFRDRNFSLANAGITTVGFTITSMALPLVFFFQLVRGMTPTQSALMLAPMAIISGVLAPFIGRLIDRTNPRNVALFGLVLLGLSLALYSRLLAPDTEVWVLLIPSALLGLASAAVWAPMSSTATRNLPPQQAGAGSGVYNTTRQVGAVLGSASIAALIQARLAAELPSAPGSQPSGDFSLGGQLPEMLHSGFSAAMGQALLLPAAAAILGAILVAFFEKPRPVGEGWGAGPKTAAQPVVSPSAK; encoded by the coding sequence ATGGAAAAGGTAGTTAAGCCGTGGCCAGCCCTCTGGGCTCTTGTCTTCGGCTTCTTTATGATTCTGGTGGACAGCACAATCGTGTCGGTCGCTAACCCCTCGATCATGCGTGGGCTGGGGGCGGATATTAACTCGGTGATCTGGGTGACGAGCGCCTACCTGCTGGCCTATGCGGTCCCCCTGCTCATCACGGGTCGATTGGGTGATCGCTTTGGCCCCAAAAAGCTCTATCTGATAGGCCTGGTTGTTTTTACAATCGCGTCGGCCTGGTGTGGTTTTTCAACCAGCGTTGAGATGCTGATCATCGCCCGCGTATTCCAGGGTCTCGGTGCGGCTATGATGACCCCGCAGACCATGGCCGTTATTACACGGCTGTTTCCCCCGGACAAGCGCGGACCCGCCATGGGTCTGTGGGGGTCGGTTGCGGGCATCGCAACCCTGGTTGGTCCCATCCTGGGTGGAGTGCTGGTGGATAGCCTGGGCTGGGAGTGGATCTTCTTTGTCAACGTTCCCGTGGGTGTGGTTGCGTTTGTTCTTGCGTGGCGTCTGGTTCCCTCGCTTAAGACAAATCGTCACCGGATGGATATCCCGGGCATTATCCTGAGCGCGGTTGGTATGTTCCTGCTCGTCTTTGGTATTCAGGAGGGTGAAAGCTATAACTGGGGAACCATTTGGGGACCGATCTCCGTGTGGAGCTTAATCATCGCGGGAATCGTGGTGCTGATCGGTTTTGTGGTGTGGCAGGCGTTTAATAAGGCTGAGCCTCTGCTTTCGCTTTCGCTGTTCCGCGACCGTAACTTCTCCCTCGCAAACGCCGGAATCACAACCGTCGGGTTTACCATCACGAGCATGGCTCTCCCGCTTGTTTTCTTCTTCCAGCTGGTGCGGGGAATGACCCCCACCCAATCCGCGCTCATGCTCGCGCCGATGGCGATTATCTCGGGGGTTCTTGCTCCGTTTATCGGTCGCCTCATTGATCGTACCAACCCGCGAAACGTGGCGCTCTTCGGGCTGGTTCTGCTGGGACTCTCGCTCGCCCTGTACTCGCGCCTCCTCGCTCCAGACACGGAGGTGTGGGTACTGCTCATCCCGAGTGCGCTCTTAGGTCTGGCGAGTGCCGCGGTGTGGGCGCCCATGTCGAGCACCGCCACGCGCAACCTTCCCCCGCAGCAGGCGGGAGCCGGTTCGGGAGTCTACAACACCACGCGTCAGGTTGGTGCGGTGCTGGGTAGTGCGTCGATAGCCGCGCTTATCCAGGCGCGTCTCGCGGCGGAGCTTCCCAGCGCGCCCGGTTCGCAACCGTCGGGTGATTTCTCGCTGGGCGGTCAGCTTCCCGAGATGCTACACAGCGGTTTCTCTGCGGCCATGGGGCAGGCTCTTCTCTTGCCCGCAGCCGCGGCTATCCTGGGCGCGATCCTGGTGGCGTTCTTTGAGAAGCCCCGGCCTGTGGGAGAGGGCTGGGGTGCAGGCCCTAAGACCGCTGCGCAGCCGGTTGTCTCTCCCTCCGCCAAGTAG
- a CDS encoding IS3 family transposase, with product MASRLGSCPWFPYDSGEPVEFTQYGHPLWQETLREAGLTQSMSRKGNCLDYAVIEGFFSHMKEEWFRIQQPQTLPEFYAGFNEYLGWWNTTQIQARLGHLSPDQYRNQLSTTG from the coding sequence GTGGCCAGTCGTCTGGGCTCTTGTCCTTGGTTTCCTTATGATTCTGGTGAACCGGTTGAATTCACTCAATATGGACACCCCCTCTGGCAAGAGACTCTGCGCGAAGCAGGTCTGACACAATCAATGTCTCGGAAGGGCAACTGTTTAGATTATGCCGTTATCGAGGGGTTCTTCAGCCATATGAAGGAGGAATGGTTCCGAATCCAGCAGCCGCAGACGCTGCCAGAGTTCTATGCCGGGTTTAATGAATATCTAGGGTGGTGGAACACCACACAGATCCAAGCCAGACTCGGGCACCTCAGCCCAGACCAATACCGAAATCAACTGTCCACCACCGGATAG
- a CDS encoding DeoR/GlpR family DNA-binding transcription regulator — MFAEERQSRIAEMVTANGRVTVTELAARFDITAETVRRDLDVLEAARQLRRVHGGAVTLDRLSMAEPSLDERLTQRYDEKRRIAAVAQTLVPSGKTASVILDAGSSTELLAHLLAQWTPVTPGDELLVITNAVPIVAQLSAHPELQLHVLGGRVRGLTRAIVGSVTEQQLASLRPDIAFIGTNGIDSQFGLSTPDPVEAAVKTAIVKSARRTVVLADSSKLGKAALVKFADLGEIDTLITDAAPAGSLSGALITADVEVVVA, encoded by the coding sequence GTGTTTGCCGAGGAACGTCAATCACGCATAGCCGAGATGGTCACAGCAAACGGGCGGGTAACTGTCACCGAACTGGCCGCTCGATTCGACATTACGGCAGAAACGGTCAGGCGCGATCTTGACGTGCTTGAGGCTGCACGCCAGCTGCGTAGGGTGCACGGCGGAGCGGTAACCCTCGATCGGCTCAGCATGGCGGAGCCGAGCCTCGACGAACGTCTCACCCAGCGCTATGACGAGAAACGCCGCATCGCGGCCGTGGCTCAGACGCTCGTGCCGAGCGGCAAAACGGCATCCGTTATTCTTGATGCCGGGTCAAGCACCGAACTCCTCGCGCATCTGCTTGCGCAGTGGACACCTGTCACCCCCGGCGATGAACTGCTCGTGATCACCAACGCCGTGCCGATCGTGGCTCAGCTCTCCGCGCACCCCGAGCTACAGCTCCACGTTCTTGGCGGGCGTGTTCGCGGACTCACCCGCGCCATTGTCGGCTCGGTAACAGAGCAGCAACTGGCTTCTCTTCGTCCCGATATCGCGTTTATCGGCACCAACGGCATCGACTCCCAGTTTGGGCTGAGCACGCCCGACCCCGTGGAAGCGGCGGTGAAAACGGCGATCGTTAAATCAGCCCGGCGCACCGTTGTCCTTGCCGATTCCAGCAAGCTTGGCAAGGCGGCGCTTGTTAAATTTGCCGACCTGGGCGAGATCGATACGCTCATCACCGATGCCGCACCCGCGGGTTCCCTGAGCGGTGCCCTCATTACAGCTGATGTTGAGGTGGTCGTAGCGTGA